A DNA window from Capnocytophaga sp. ARDL2 contains the following coding sequences:
- a CDS encoding Crp/Fnr family transcriptional regulator: MEISNLLQKIGFSTSLIQQIVQFGNVKTFSTGTKVFHEKSYSPAVPLVLKGTLKITRTEPDGRELLLYYVSSGESCVMSFLGGINCETNKVNAEIEDEAELLFLPIQKVTEWIKQYPEWQNFIFRQYHNRFEELLNIVNEIAFKKIDERLWVLLQKKSKLTGDKLLHTTHEQLANELGTSRVVISRLLKQLEEEGKVQLSRNKIEINDTIK, encoded by the coding sequence ATGGAAATAAGCAATTTGCTACAAAAAATAGGTTTTAGCACCTCACTCATCCAGCAAATAGTACAATTTGGAAATGTAAAAACATTTTCAACAGGTACAAAAGTATTTCATGAAAAAAGTTATTCGCCAGCAGTACCTTTGGTTCTGAAAGGTACACTAAAAATCACAAGAACCGAACCCGACGGTAGAGAATTATTGTTGTATTATGTATCGTCTGGCGAAAGCTGCGTGATGTCTTTTTTAGGGGGTATCAATTGCGAAACCAACAAAGTAAATGCAGAGATAGAGGATGAGGCAGAATTGTTATTTTTACCAATACAAAAAGTAACAGAATGGATCAAACAATATCCCGAATGGCAAAATTTTATTTTTCGACAATATCATAATCGATTTGAAGAATTGTTAAATATCGTCAACGAGATTGCATTCAAAAAAATAGATGAGCGACTCTGGGTTTTGCTACAAAAAAAATCAAAACTTACAGGAGATAAACTGTTACATACTACCCACGAACAGTTGGCAAACGAGTTAGGCACCTCCCGAGTAGTCATTTCACGCCTACTAAAACAGTTAGAAGAAGAAGGAAAAGTTCAATTGTCACGCAATAAAATCGAAATAAATGACACGATTAAATAA
- a CDS encoding DUF4136 domain-containing protein, translating into MKLLKMIPLLGILALASCNTVQVASDYDNTVNFQEFKTYAFLKEGVDEVKISDLDKKRILKAIDEEMSAKGYTKSTNPDLLINIFTDAKQVVSVNHYVGWGYGFYRPWGWNPWMWGPAYPMVSTSTEGVLYIDVLSAKNKELIWQGKGTGYLTHKQSKKDQRIKEFTNKVMQSFPVK; encoded by the coding sequence ATGAAACTATTAAAAATGATTCCTTTATTAGGGATATTGGCATTAGCCTCGTGTAATACGGTGCAAGTAGCATCAGATTACGACAATACAGTCAATTTTCAAGAATTCAAAACCTATGCGTTTTTGAAAGAAGGAGTTGATGAAGTAAAAATATCGGATTTAGACAAAAAGCGAATTTTAAAAGCTATTGATGAAGAAATGTCAGCAAAAGGATACACCAAAAGTACCAATCCAGATTTGTTAATAAACATTTTTACCGATGCAAAACAAGTAGTAAGTGTCAATCATTACGTCGGTTGGGGTTATGGCTTTTATCGTCCTTGGGGTTGGAATCCGTGGATGTGGGGACCAGCCTATCCAATGGTAAGCACAAGTACCGAAGGAGTGTTGTATATCGATGTACTTTCAGCCAAAAACAAAGAATTGATTTGGCAAGGAAAAGGCACAGGATATTTGACGCATAAGCAAAGTAAAAAAGACCAACGCATCAAAGAATTTACAAACAAAGTGATGCAAAGTTTTCCTGTAAAATAG
- a CDS encoding urocanate hydratase yields MTDFQQQVLQGIPDVLPAKAVYDQTINHAPKRKEILTEEEKNLALRNALRYFDPKHHEILLPEFREELEKYGRIYMYRFRPNYRMYARDINEYPGKSLQAKAIQMMIQNNLDYSVAQHPHELITYGGNGAVFSNWAQYLLTMKYLAEMTDEQTLVMYSGHPMGLFPSHKNAPRVVVTNGMMIPNYSKPDDWEKFNALGVTQYGQMTAGSYMYIGPQGIVHGTTITVLNGFRKIGKAPKGSLFVTSGLGGMSGAQPKAGTIAGCVTVCAEVNPKITKIRHEQGWIHEIIQDLDQLVVRVRKALNDKEVVSLAYLGNVVDVWEKFDQENITIDLGSDQTSLHNPWAGGYYPVGISFEESNEMMANQPELFKEKVQESLRRHATAVNKHTAKGTYFFDYGNAFLLEASRAGADVMNPNPTLGREFKYPSYVQDIMGPMCFDYGFGPFRWVCASNNPEDLKKTDDIACEVLEEMIKTSPAEIQQQMKDNIQWIRGAQENKLVVGSQARILYADAEGRMKIAEAFNNAIKAGKIGPVVLGRDHHDVSGTDSPYRETSNIYDGSRFTADMAIHNVIGDSFRGATWVSIHNGGGVGWGEVINGGFGMLLDGTPEAEQRLKSMLFWDVNNGISRRSWARNEGAIFAIKRAMEVEPLLKVTLPNEVDERLL; encoded by the coding sequence ATGACTGATTTTCAACAACAAGTATTACAAGGTATTCCAGATGTTTTGCCTGCAAAGGCAGTATATGATCAAACGATAAATCACGCTCCAAAGCGTAAAGAAATTCTTACAGAAGAAGAAAAAAACTTGGCTTTGCGTAATGCGTTGAGGTATTTTGACCCAAAACATCACGAAATACTTTTGCCAGAATTTCGTGAAGAGTTGGAAAAATATGGTCGTATTTATATGTATCGTTTCCGCCCTAATTATCGAATGTATGCTCGTGATATTAATGAGTATCCAGGGAAATCACTACAAGCAAAGGCTATTCAGATGATGATTCAAAACAATTTGGATTATTCCGTAGCTCAACACCCACACGAATTGATTACTTATGGAGGAAACGGAGCAGTATTTAGCAATTGGGCTCAGTATTTGCTTACGATGAAATATTTGGCAGAAATGACTGATGAGCAAACATTGGTAATGTATTCTGGACACCCAATGGGATTGTTTCCATCGCATAAAAACGCTCCAAGAGTAGTAGTTACCAACGGAATGATGATTCCTAACTATTCAAAACCAGACGATTGGGAAAAATTCAATGCATTGGGAGTTACCCAATACGGACAAATGACCGCAGGTTCATATATGTACATTGGTCCACAAGGAATTGTACACGGTACTACGATTACAGTTTTAAACGGATTTAGAAAAATAGGAAAAGCCCCTAAAGGAAGTTTGTTTGTAACTTCAGGTTTGGGAGGAATGAGTGGAGCTCAACCCAAAGCAGGAACTATTGCAGGATGTGTGACGGTTTGTGCAGAGGTAAATCCAAAAATCACCAAAATTCGCCACGAACAAGGTTGGATTCACGAAATTATTCAAGATTTAGACCAATTGGTAGTTCGTGTACGAAAAGCATTGAATGATAAAGAAGTAGTTTCTTTGGCATATTTAGGAAATGTGGTAGATGTTTGGGAAAAATTTGACCAAGAAAACATTACCATCGATTTAGGTTCAGACCAAACATCATTGCACAATCCGTGGGCAGGAGGTTATTACCCTGTAGGAATTTCGTTTGAAGAATCGAATGAAATGATGGCAAATCAACCAGAATTGTTCAAAGAAAAAGTACAAGAATCTTTGAGAAGACACGCTACAGCAGTAAACAAACACACCGCAAAAGGTACTTATTTCTTCGACTACGGAAATGCCTTTTTGTTGGAAGCGTCTCGTGCAGGTGCCGATGTGATGAATCCTAACCCAACTTTAGGTAGAGAATTCAAATATCCGTCGTATGTGCAAGATATTATGGGACCTATGTGTTTTGATTACGGATTTGGACCATTTCGTTGGGTTTGTGCATCAAACAATCCAGAAGATTTGAAAAAAACCGACGATATTGCTTGTGAAGTTTTGGAAGAAATGATTAAAACTTCTCCTGCTGAAATCCAACAACAAATGAAAGACAACATTCAGTGGATTCGTGGAGCTCAAGAAAATAAATTGGTGGTAGGATCGCAAGCGCGTATTTTGTATGCAGATGCAGAAGGTCGTATGAAAATAGCCGAAGCCTTTAACAATGCCATCAAAGCAGGAAAAATCGGTCCAGTAGTATTGGGAAGAGACCATCATGATGTATCGGGTACAGACTCGCCATATAGAGAAACTTCAAATATTTACGACGGTTCGCGTTTTACAGCAGATATGGCTATTCACAATGTGATTGGAGACAGTTTCCGTGGAGCTACTTGGGTTTCTATCCACAACGGAGGTGGTGTAGGTTGGGGAGAAGTAATCAACGGAGGATTTGGAATGCTCCTCGATGGAACTCCAGAAGCCGAACAGCGATTGAAATCGATGCTGTTTTGGGATGTAAATAACGGTATTTCTCGTAGAAGTTGGGCAAGAAACGAAGGAGCAATTTTCGCAATCAAACGAGCTATGGAAGTAGAACCTTTGTTGAAAGTTACCTTGCCAAACGAAGTAGATGAAAGATTGTTGTAA
- a CDS encoding DUF5522 domain-containing protein: MKKDLVEGVDYYLSESGFRIFTEKYLLDRGYCCKSGCKHCPYGFDKNTGLIKKQLKK, translated from the coding sequence ATGAAAAAAGATTTAGTAGAAGGAGTAGATTATTACCTTTCCGAAAGTGGATTTCGTATTTTTACAGAAAAATATTTATTGGACAGAGGTTATTGTTGCAAAAGTGGTTGCAAGCATTGTCCCTATGGATTTGACAAAAATACAGGATTAATAAAAAAACAACTGAAAAAATAA